The following are from one region of the Nymphaea colorata isolate Beijing-Zhang1983 chromosome 7, ASM883128v2, whole genome shotgun sequence genome:
- the LOC116257112 gene encoding uncharacterized protein LOC116257112: protein MGSRFWTQELRPEHQRNKPEVSRPRVSDQGLSTPREVAPSEEEKKIMPHTEEFEAMVDAVINHNADVASNKRRLPIFVALTDPTQREFWLKGASEPSREH, encoded by the exons ATGGGCTCTCGTTTCTGGACACAG GAGCTGCGGCCGGAGCATCAAAGGAACAAGCCCGAG gtcagcAGACCTAGGGTGAGCgatcaaggattaagcacacctcgGGAAGTGGCGCcaagcgaagaggaaaagaagataatgcctcacACGGAGGAATTTGAGGCGATGGTGGACGCTGTTATCAATCACAATGCTGATGTGGCCAGCAACAAGCGGAGACTACCCATCTTTGTGGCTCTAACTGATCCCACTCAAAGGGAGTTTTGGCTTAAAGGAGCATCCGAGCCTTCTCGGGAGCATTAG